In Polaribacter sp. L3A8, a genomic segment contains:
- a CDS encoding DUF3703 domain-containing protein has product MTFNFKITKYLKSVYEIEYLLYKKAMNDQSLELAWNHLERLHIIGQSYPFEHTYSHWLMLNFGFRQKNVKEVLGQIIRLLGGGWKSFINHIPKGNTGGANVHPLKVMELPEDLKIILKSDKK; this is encoded by the coding sequence ATGACTTTTAATTTTAAAATAACCAAATACTTAAAATCAGTTTATGAAATTGAGTATCTATTGTATAAAAAGGCCATGAATGACCAAAGTCTAGAATTGGCTTGGAATCATTTAGAAAGGTTACATATTATTGGACAGTCTTATCCTTTTGAACACACGTATTCTCATTGGTTAATGTTGAATTTTGGGTTTCGTCAGAAAAACGTAAAAGAGGTTTTGGGTCAGATTATTCGATTATTAGGAGGTGGATGGAAATCTTTTATCAATCACATTCCTAAAGGTAACACAGGTGGAGCAAATGTACATCCGCTAAAAGTAATGGAACTACCAGAAGACCTTAAAATAATATTGAAGTCCGATAAAAAGTAA
- a CDS encoding heavy metal translocating P-type ATPase: MKKKLNLRDIKSSFKKEHHHDDGHNHDGESGGFKAYIPAIVSFTMLMIGIAFDFFDISFFKDWLRIIWYGIAYLPVGLPVIKEGSQSIKKGAIFTEFFLMSIATVGAFVIGEYPEGVAVMLFYAVGELFQSAAVNSAKGNIKALLDVRPKEANVFRNGNIESVTPEEVGIGEKIQVRVGEKIPLDGILISAKASLNTAALTGESKPNTIVKGDTVFAGSINLENVIEVEVTKEFKDSSIARILDLVENATARKSKTELFIRKFARIYTPIVVYLAIAVTLLPYFFVDNYVFADWLYKALIFLVISCPCALVISIPLGYFGGLGAASKNGILFKGASFLDTMTKINTLVLDKTGTVTKGVFKIKNIKTIGWEEKEFMKYLFAIEEQSTHPIAKAILEYKAGATHFKATEVTEIAGKGLKGIVNGKTVLVGNKALMMANKIEVPQEVETIVESIVLVSIDKIFAGYVVIADELKDDAKQTIINLHKIGIENIIMLSGDKDSITQKIASELGIKIAKGGLLPEDKLHEVELLKQNTANKIAFIGDGINDAPVLAASDVGIAMGGLGSDVAIETADVIIQTDQPSKIVKAIKISRATRKIIWQNIALAFGVKLVVMILGTLGLATMWGAVFADVGVALLAILNAVRLQKMQYD; the protein is encoded by the coding sequence ATGAAAAAGAAGCTAAATTTAAGAGATATAAAATCAAGTTTTAAAAAAGAGCATCATCATGATGATGGCCATAATCACGATGGAGAGTCGGGTGGATTTAAAGCCTACATTCCGGCAATTGTAAGTTTTACAATGCTGATGATTGGTATTGCCTTCGATTTTTTTGATATTTCTTTTTTTAAAGATTGGCTACGTATTATTTGGTACGGAATTGCTTATCTACCTGTTGGGCTACCTGTAATTAAAGAAGGTTCTCAAAGCATTAAAAAAGGTGCCATTTTTACTGAGTTTTTCTTAATGTCTATTGCTACTGTTGGCGCTTTTGTTATTGGCGAATATCCGGAAGGTGTTGCGGTAATGTTATTTTATGCTGTTGGTGAATTGTTTCAAAGTGCTGCAGTTAATAGCGCAAAAGGAAACATCAAAGCATTGTTAGATGTTCGTCCTAAAGAAGCCAATGTTTTTAGAAATGGCAACATCGAAAGCGTAACTCCTGAAGAGGTTGGTATTGGAGAGAAAATTCAGGTTCGAGTAGGAGAAAAAATCCCGTTAGATGGAATTTTAATTTCAGCAAAAGCATCATTAAATACTGCCGCATTAACCGGAGAAAGCAAACCAAATACTATTGTAAAAGGCGATACTGTATTTGCTGGAAGTATTAATTTAGAAAACGTAATTGAAGTTGAAGTAACCAAAGAATTTAAAGATAGTTCTATTGCTAGAATCTTAGATTTGGTAGAAAATGCGACAGCTCGAAAATCTAAAACGGAGTTATTTATCAGAAAATTTGCACGAATTTATACGCCAATTGTGGTGTATCTTGCAATAGCAGTAACCTTATTACCCTACTTTTTTGTTGATAATTATGTGTTTGCAGATTGGTTATATAAAGCCTTAATATTCTTGGTAATTTCTTGTCCTTGTGCTTTGGTGATTTCTATTCCGTTAGGTTATTTTGGCGGATTAGGAGCAGCTTCTAAAAACGGAATCTTATTTAAAGGTGCTTCTTTTTTAGACACCATGACCAAAATAAATACGTTGGTTCTAGACAAAACAGGAACCGTGACGAAAGGTGTTTTTAAAATTAAAAACATTAAAACGATTGGTTGGGAAGAAAAGGAATTTATGAAATACCTCTTTGCCATAGAAGAACAATCTACACACCCAATTGCCAAAGCTATTTTAGAATATAAAGCAGGTGCTACACATTTTAAAGCAACTGAAGTCACTGAAATTGCAGGAAAAGGTTTAAAAGGAATCGTGAATGGAAAAACTGTTTTAGTTGGTAACAAAGCTTTAATGATGGCTAATAAAATTGAAGTTCCTCAAGAAGTTGAAACCATTGTAGAATCGATTGTTTTAGTTTCCATTGATAAAATATTTGCTGGCTATGTTGTTATTGCAGATGAATTAAAAGACGATGCAAAACAAACCATTATCAACCTACATAAAATCGGTATTGAAAACATTATAATGCTTTCTGGTGATAAAGATTCTATTACTCAAAAAATAGCATCAGAATTAGGTATTAAAATCGCCAAAGGCGGATTATTACCAGAAGACAAATTACATGAAGTAGAACTTTTAAAGCAAAATACTGCAAATAAAATTGCTTTTATAGGTGATGGAATTAATGATGCACCTGTTTTAGCTGCAAGTGATGTTGGTATTGCAATGGGCGGTTTAGGTAGTGATGTGGCTATTGAAACTGCAGATGTTATTATACAGACAGATCAACCCTCTAAAATTGTAAAAGCGATAAAAATAAGTCGTGCTACTCGTAAAATTATATGGCAAAATATAGCACTCGCTTTTGGTGTAAAATTAGTTGTAATGATTTTAGGAACTTTGGGATTAGCAACCATGTGGGGAGCTGTTTTTGCTGATGTAGGCGTAGCTTTATTAGCTATTTTAAATGCTGTTAGGTTACAAAAAATGCAGTACGATTAA
- a CDS encoding IS1595 family transposase, with translation MNIFKGQNLLEFADRFKTDEDCKKYLADIKWKDGFQCVKCGHNKAQIRKDFSRTCNICSHQESSTSNTLFHKVKFGVRKAFFIVFEMSTSTKSLSASYVAVRFSVTEKTARLFMLKIREAMESSGNSPMTGIVHVDEFVLGGREKDKVGRSYNAKKKKAITAVELTQDGKVKRMYAMRIEDFSASSLQYIFVNHISRKAKVITDKWRGYRPIAKVYNITQIESNGGMNFKALHTMIHQVKSWIRTTYSWVSDFNLNRYFNEFCFRINRSQSKATIFNNLITKMVEKEKVEHHKIICN, from the coding sequence ATGAATATATTTAAAGGACAAAATCTTCTAGAGTTTGCTGATCGGTTTAAAACGGATGAAGATTGCAAGAAATACTTGGCAGATATTAAATGGAAAGATGGATTTCAATGTGTTAAATGTGGTCATAACAAGGCTCAAATAAGAAAAGATTTTTCACGTACATGTAATATTTGTTCTCATCAAGAATCATCTACCTCAAACACACTTTTTCACAAGGTAAAGTTTGGTGTTAGAAAAGCTTTTTTTATTGTTTTTGAAATGAGTACAAGTACTAAAAGCCTTTCTGCTAGTTATGTTGCAGTTCGTTTTAGCGTAACAGAAAAGACAGCCCGTTTATTTATGCTCAAAATTAGAGAAGCAATGGAAAGTAGTGGAAATAGTCCTATGACTGGTATTGTTCATGTAGATGAATTTGTTTTGGGTGGACGAGAAAAAGACAAAGTAGGAAGAAGTTATAATGCTAAGAAAAAGAAAGCTATAACTGCTGTTGAACTAACTCAAGATGGAAAAGTTAAAAGAATGTATGCCATGAGAATCGAAGATTTTTCAGCTAGTTCTTTGCAATATATTTTTGTGAATCATATCAGTCGAAAAGCTAAAGTGATAACCGACAAATGGAGAGGTTACAGGCCTATTGCTAAAGTTTATAATATTACTCAAATAGAAAGTAATGGTGGTATGAATTTTAAAGCACTTCATACAATGATTCATCAAGTGAAATCTTGGATAAGAACAACGTATTCTTGGGTTAGTGACTTTAATCTAAATAGATATTTTAATGAATTTTGTTTTAGAATTAATCGATCACAAAGTAAAGCAACAATATTCAATAACTTAATAACTAAAATGGTTGAAAAGGAGAAAGTAGAACATCACAAAATTATATGTAACTAA
- the sucC gene encoding ADP-forming succinate--CoA ligase subunit beta, whose amino-acid sequence MNLHEYQGKEILSSFGVRIQRGIVASNHKEAVDAAKQLTAETGTGWHVIKAQVHAGGRGKGGGVKLAKNLAEVESIANDIIGMMLVTPQTSAEGKKVNQVLICEDVYYPGDSEPDEYYMSVLLNRATGKNMIMYSTEGGMDIETVAEETPHLIFTEEIDPLLGIMPFQARKVAFNLGLSGVAFKEMTKFVTNLYKAYIGSDSSMFEINPVLKTSDSKIMAVDAKVSLDENALYRHRDYAAMRDLREENPIEVEAKAAGLNYVDLDGNVGCMVNGAGLAMGTMDLIKESGGEPANFLDVGGTADAARVETAFGIILKDPNVKAILVNIFGGIVRCDRVAQGVVDAYKSMGDKINVPIICRLQGTNAKEAKELIDNSGMEIISATEFQEAADKVQAVLEAAK is encoded by the coding sequence ATGAACTTACACGAATATCAAGGAAAAGAAATTTTGAGCAGTTTTGGCGTTAGAATTCAACGTGGAATTGTTGCAAGCAACCATAAAGAGGCTGTAGATGCAGCAAAACAATTAACTGCAGAAACTGGTACCGGTTGGCATGTTATTAAAGCACAAGTTCATGCAGGTGGACGTGGAAAAGGTGGAGGAGTTAAGTTGGCAAAAAACTTAGCTGAAGTAGAAAGTATTGCCAATGATATTATTGGTATGATGTTGGTAACACCGCAAACTTCTGCAGAAGGTAAAAAAGTAAATCAAGTTTTAATTTGTGAGGATGTATATTATCCTGGAGATTCTGAGCCAGATGAATATTATATGTCTGTATTGTTAAACAGAGCTACTGGTAAAAATATGATTATGTATTCTACAGAAGGTGGAATGGATATTGAAACAGTTGCAGAAGAAACTCCGCACTTAATTTTTACAGAAGAAATAGATCCTTTATTAGGTATCATGCCTTTTCAAGCACGTAAAGTTGCTTTTAATTTAGGTTTATCTGGTGTTGCTTTTAAAGAAATGACAAAATTTGTTACTAATTTATACAAAGCATACATTGGTTCTGATTCTTCTATGTTTGAAATTAATCCTGTTTTAAAAACATCTGATTCTAAAATAATGGCTGTAGACGCTAAAGTTTCTTTAGATGAAAATGCATTATACAGACACAGAGATTATGCCGCAATGCGCGATTTACGTGAAGAAAACCCAATTGAAGTAGAAGCTAAAGCTGCAGGTTTAAACTATGTAGATTTAGATGGAAATGTTGGTTGTATGGTAAACGGAGCTGGTTTAGCAATGGGAACTATGGATTTAATTAAAGAATCTGGAGGAGAGCCTGCTAACTTTTTAGACGTTGGTGGTACTGCAGACGCTGCTAGAGTTGAAACAGCTTTCGGAATTATCTTAAAAGACCCGAATGTAAAAGCAATTTTAGTAAATATTTTTGGAGGTATTGTACGTTGTGACAGAGTTGCACAAGGTGTTGTAGATGCTTACAAAAGTATGGGAGACAAAATTAATGTGCCAATTATTTGTAGATTACAAGGTACAAATGCTAAAGAAGCAAAAGAATTAATTGATAATTCTGGAATGGAAATTATTTCTGCTACAGAATTTCAAGAAGCTGCTGATAAAGTGCAAGCGGTTTTAGAAGCTGCTAAATAA
- a CDS encoding ABC transporter ATP-binding protein, which yields MIIGKNIHKYYGDVEVLKGVDLHIKKGEIVAIVGPSGAGKTTLLQILGTLDKPKKNENFELKLNNVSLKNLADKELSSFRNKHIGFIFQFHQLLPEFTALENVCIPAFIAKKPKQETEKRANEILNFLGLSHRISHKPNELSGGEQQRVAVARALINKPSVILADEPSGNLDSESAKNLHELFFKLRDEFGQTFVIITHNEELANMADRKLTMIDGKIVEKN from the coding sequence ATGATAATAGGTAAAAACATTCACAAATATTATGGGGATGTAGAAGTTTTAAAAGGAGTAGATTTACACATAAAAAAAGGAGAAATTGTTGCTATTGTTGGTCCATCTGGAGCAGGAAAAACAACCTTACTTCAAATTTTAGGTACTTTAGACAAACCTAAAAAGAATGAAAATTTCGAATTAAAATTAAACAATGTTTCTCTTAAAAACTTAGCAGACAAAGAACTGTCTTCGTTTAGAAACAAACATATTGGTTTTATTTTTCAATTTCATCAATTACTACCAGAATTTACCGCTTTAGAAAACGTTTGTATACCTGCATTTATTGCTAAAAAGCCAAAACAGGAAACGGAAAAAAGAGCGAATGAAATTCTTAATTTCTTAGGTTTATCTCATAGAATAAGCCATAAACCAAACGAACTTTCTGGAGGAGAACAACAAAGAGTAGCCGTTGCTAGAGCCTTAATTAACAAGCCTTCAGTTATTTTAGCTGATGAACCTAGTGGTAATTTAGATAGTGAATCTGCAAAGAATTTACATGAGCTATTTTTTAAACTACGTGATGAATTTGGACAAACCTTTGTTATTATTACACATAACGAAGAATTAGCCAATATGGCGGATAGAAAACTAACTATGATTGATGGTAAAATAGTAGAAAAAAACTAA
- a CDS encoding TIGR02757 family protein, producing the protein MTQKELKEFLDEKVILYNNPKFIESDPIQIPHLFSKKEDIEIAAFLAATISWGNRTMIIRNATKMMDLFDNAPFDFVMNHKESDLSSLDGFVHRTFNAIDLQQFVTSLKHIYTNHKGLENVLLVNEKETDYKNAIHHLKDVFFEVDHQQRTQKHISDPLKNSAAKRINMFLRWMVRDDHKGVDFGLWKTHKPANLSCPLDVHSGNVARKLKLLLRKQNDWKALSELDKNLRKLDKNDPVKYDFALFGLGVFEKF; encoded by the coding sequence ATGACTCAAAAAGAACTAAAAGAGTTTTTAGATGAAAAAGTAATTCTGTATAACAACCCAAAGTTTATTGAGTCTGACCCGATACAAATACCACATTTATTTTCTAAAAAAGAAGATATTGAAATTGCCGCTTTTTTAGCTGCAACCATTTCTTGGGGTAACAGAACCATGATTATTAGAAACGCAACTAAGATGATGGATCTTTTTGATAATGCTCCTTTTGATTTTGTAATGAATCATAAAGAAAGCGATTTATCATCTCTTGACGGTTTTGTACACAGAACTTTTAATGCAATCGACCTACAACAATTTGTTACGTCTTTAAAACACATTTACACCAACCATAAAGGATTAGAAAATGTCTTATTAGTAAATGAAAAAGAGACCGATTATAAGAACGCAATTCATCATTTAAAAGACGTTTTTTTTGAAGTTGATCATCAACAAAGAACACAAAAACACATTTCTGATCCGCTAAAAAATTCGGCTGCAAAAAGGATAAATATGTTCTTACGATGGATGGTTAGAGACGACCATAAAGGAGTTGATTTCGGACTTTGGAAAACACATAAACCTGCAAATTTATCTTGTCCTTTAGATGTACATTCTGGCAATGTTGCACGTAAATTAAAACTGCTTTTAAGAAAACAAAATGACTGGAAAGCACTTTCTGAATTGGATAAAAATTTAAGAAAACTAGACAAAAACGATCCTGTAAAATATGATTTCGCTTTGTTTGGATTAGGTGTTTTTGAGAAATTTTAA
- a CDS encoding BatA domain-containing protein, translating to MQFKNPEILYFLALLIIPIIVHLFQLQKFVKVPFTNVAFLQKLVQQTRKSSRIKKWLILATRMLLFTALIFAFSQPYFSNKTANKKQHNYIYLDNSLSTNTKEKKGNLLQIAAQEIIENVSEKDVYSLQTNSEFYDKITKKELKKVLLQTKETSKKVDLPTVLLKFNNNKKNKTKDLSKTILISDFQNTYINEFTNVTPSFSAIKLTAAIKNNISIDSVFINNTNATNFTLNVLVKNQGASQKNIPIAIYNDQKLISKLTSSFEKDSQKNIEFKIQNQQEFNGKIVITFSDAFSFDNTFYFTFKNDQKINILSIGKQAEFLSKIYTENEFNLTQTTAQNINYNSVLKQQLIVLNEVENFSEILSKKIIEFSKNGGSVVIIPNKNLNIDSYNSLLQNLNSGKITPKKIDNLKITNINYKHPIFKNVFSKKVTNFQNPTVQNYFPISSKKTSTIISFENNIPFISQITNNKNNLFWVASSLDKKNSNFINSPLIVPVFYNFGKWSFRHPKLFYRIATENKIDIETAIEKDKVLRIANAVNSFIPLQQKFQNKVRITTKEQPLKSGFYSILKGVDTIQKLAFNYPKEESLLNFMDISELQKTNKNITISNSIADVFKEINKKNEVHWLWKWFLSLAIVSLLLEILILKFYKP from the coding sequence ATGCAATTTAAGAATCCAGAAATATTATACTTTTTAGCACTGTTAATCATCCCTATAATAGTGCATCTTTTTCAACTACAAAAATTTGTAAAAGTGCCTTTTACAAACGTTGCCTTTTTACAGAAACTAGTACAACAAACACGTAAGAGTTCTCGCATAAAAAAGTGGCTAATTTTAGCCACAAGAATGCTTTTATTTACCGCTCTAATTTTTGCTTTTTCTCAACCTTATTTCAGCAACAAAACAGCAAACAAAAAACAACATAATTATATCTATCTAGACAATTCTTTAAGTACAAATACTAAAGAAAAAAAAGGAAATTTACTACAAATAGCAGCGCAAGAAATTATAGAAAATGTATCAGAAAAAGATGTATATTCGTTGCAAACAAATTCTGAGTTCTACGATAAAATCACCAAAAAAGAACTAAAAAAAGTCTTACTACAAACAAAAGAAACTTCAAAAAAAGTAGATTTACCTACCGTTTTACTAAAATTTAACAACAACAAAAAAAATAAAACTAAAGATTTAAGTAAAACAATATTAATATCTGATTTTCAGAATACTTACATAAACGAGTTTACAAATGTAACACCCTCGTTTTCGGCTATAAAACTAACAGCAGCCATAAAAAACAACATTTCTATTGATAGTGTTTTTATCAACAATACAAATGCAACTAATTTCACTTTAAATGTTCTTGTAAAAAACCAAGGAGCCTCACAAAAAAATATTCCGATTGCTATTTACAATGATCAGAAATTAATTAGTAAACTCACCTCCTCTTTTGAAAAAGACTCTCAAAAAAATATTGAATTTAAAATTCAAAATCAGCAAGAATTTAATGGAAAAATAGTCATCACTTTTAGCGATGCTTTTTCGTTTGACAACACCTTTTATTTTACGTTTAAAAACGATCAAAAAATCAATATTTTATCGATAGGTAAACAGGCAGAATTTCTTTCTAAAATTTACACAGAAAATGAATTTAATCTCACACAAACCACAGCGCAAAACATCAACTATAATTCCGTTTTAAAACAACAATTAATTGTACTGAATGAAGTAGAAAATTTCTCTGAAATTTTATCAAAAAAGATTATTGAATTTTCTAAAAACGGAGGAAGTGTTGTAATCATTCCAAATAAAAATTTGAATATTGACTCTTATAATTCTTTGCTTCAAAATTTAAATTCAGGAAAAATTACTCCTAAAAAAATAGACAATTTAAAGATTACAAACATCAATTATAAACACCCCATTTTTAAGAATGTGTTTTCTAAAAAAGTAACCAATTTTCAAAATCCAACGGTTCAAAATTACTTTCCTATTTCATCAAAAAAAACCAGTACAATAATTTCTTTTGAAAATAATATTCCGTTTATTTCTCAAATTACAAATAACAAAAATAACCTCTTTTGGGTTGCAAGTTCTTTGGATAAAAAAAACAGCAATTTTATAAATTCTCCACTCATAGTTCCGGTGTTTTATAACTTTGGAAAATGGAGTTTTAGGCACCCAAAATTATTCTATAGAATTGCTACAGAAAACAAAATTGACATTGAAACAGCTATCGAAAAAGACAAGGTTTTAAGAATTGCTAATGCTGTAAATTCTTTTATTCCTTTACAACAAAAATTTCAAAATAAAGTACGCATTACTACCAAAGAGCAACCTTTAAAATCTGGTTTTTACAGCATCCTAAAAGGTGTCGATACTATTCAAAAATTAGCCTTTAATTATCCAAAAGAAGAAAGCTTACTAAATTTTATGGATATAAGTGAGCTACAAAAAACAAACAAAAACATTACTATTTCTAATTCAATTGCAGATGTTTTTAAAGAAATCAACAAAAAAAATGAAGTTCATTGGCTTTGGAAATGGTTTTTATCGTTGGCAATTGTATCTTTGCTTTTAGAAATTTTGATTTTAAAATTCTATAAACCATGA
- a CDS encoding dihydroorotase, with the protein MTTLLKSATIIDSSSPYHHQKKDILITNGIIEKIDDSIENNNYKVVTLDNLHVSCGWFDTSVSFGEPGFEERENIKNGLNVAAKSGFTAVAVNANSNPVIDNKAAVEFLIHKAAGFATNLYPIAALTQNSEGIDMAELYDMQQSGAIAFADYNQPVANDNLMKIALLYAQNFNGLVFSFPKNNSIAGEGIANEGINSTKLGLKGSPALAEHIQIARDLFLLEYTGGKLHIPTISTTKSVELIAAAKKKGLQVTCSVSVHHLTLSDDELHGFDSNYKVNPPLRTKADVKSLQKGIKSGVIDIITSDHNPIDIEHKKLEFSEAKDGTIGLESAFGAINSVLGLEDFIENITQNPRTIFGLEHHSIKENNKAEITLFNPESNYTFTKEHILSTSKNSAFLDKKLKGKAYGIYANNQLILN; encoded by the coding sequence ATGACTACGCTTTTAAAATCGGCAACGATTATAGACTCTTCAAGCCCATATCATCATCAAAAAAAAGACATTTTAATTACCAACGGAATCATTGAGAAAATAGACGATTCTATAGAAAACAATAATTATAAAGTGGTAACACTAGATAATTTACATGTTTCTTGCGGATGGTTTGATACGAGTGTTTCTTTTGGAGAACCCGGTTTTGAAGAAAGAGAAAACATTAAAAACGGATTAAATGTTGCTGCAAAAAGCGGATTTACAGCAGTGGCAGTAAATGCCAACTCTAATCCCGTAATAGACAACAAGGCAGCTGTTGAATTTTTAATACACAAGGCAGCTGGATTTGCTACCAACCTATACCCTATTGCTGCGCTAACACAAAATAGCGAAGGGATAGACATGGCTGAATTATACGACATGCAACAATCTGGCGCCATTGCCTTTGCCGATTACAACCAACCAGTGGCAAACGATAATTTGATGAAAATTGCACTTTTGTACGCGCAAAATTTTAACGGATTAGTTTTTAGTTTTCCTAAAAACAATTCTATTGCCGGGGAAGGTATTGCTAATGAAGGTATTAATAGTACAAAATTAGGTCTAAAAGGAAGTCCTGCTTTAGCAGAACACATACAAATTGCAAGAGATTTATTTTTATTAGAATATACAGGAGGAAAACTACACATTCCAACAATTTCTACAACAAAATCTGTAGAACTAATTGCAGCTGCAAAAAAGAAAGGATTGCAAGTTACCTGTAGTGTTTCTGTACATCATTTAACCTTATCTGACGATGAATTACATGGTTTTGACAGTAACTATAAGGTAAACCCTCCTTTAAGAACCAAAGCTGACGTAAAAAGCTTACAAAAAGGAATTAAATCTGGAGTTATAGACATTATTACTTCTGACCACAACCCGATAGATATCGAACACAAAAAACTAGAGTTTAGTGAAGCTAAAGACGGAACTATAGGTTTAGAAAGTGCTTTTGGCGCCATCAATTCGGTTTTAGGTTTAGAAGATTTTATAGAAAACATCACACAAAACCCTAGAACTATTTTTGGGTTAGAGCATCATTCTATAAAAGAAAACAACAAAGCAGAAATTACTTTATTTAACCCAGAAAGTAACTATACATTTACAAAGGAACATATTTTATCAACATCAAAAAACAGTGCATTTCTTGATAAGAAGTTAAAAGGAAAAGCATACGGCATATATGCTAATAATCAATTAATACTAAATTAA
- a CDS encoding DUF4870 domain-containing protein, producing MENQTVNEGKTMAIISHLWIIGLIIAFFMNNSKKNSFASFYIKQMIGLNLIQLLNGWIIYKFVGMTAGSIVGILLLVLWVISLIGAVKGEEKTIPVVGDQFQEWFKNI from the coding sequence ATGGAAAACCAAACAGTAAATGAAGGAAAAACAATGGCAATTATCAGTCATTTATGGATAATTGGATTAATCATCGCTTTTTTTATGAACAACAGCAAAAAGAATTCTTTTGCTAGCTTTTATATCAAACAAATGATTGGCTTAAACTTAATTCAACTTTTAAATGGATGGATTATTTATAAATTTGTTGGAATGACAGCGGGTTCTATTGTTGGTATTCTTTTATTAGTTTTATGGGTTATTTCACTTATCGGAGCTGTTAAAGGAGAAGAAAAAACGATTCCTGTAGTTGGAGATCAGTTTCAAGAATGGTTTAAAAACATATAA
- a CDS encoding alpha/beta hydrolase, which yields MSDLHYLVRQPKTPTENPPLLVLLHGYGSNEQDLFSFAEELPDNLLIVSAQAPYAMGAGGYAWYAINFDDKNGKFSDLEQAKESIDKIALFIDQIKVKYNTNPDKTFLLGFSQGAILSYSLSFFYPNKVQNVIALSGYINTELLPTIISKDIITNYYCSHGTVDQVLPIEWARKSKPFLDNLGFNNEYSEYPVGHGVAPQNFYSFKTWIEERL from the coding sequence ATGAGCGATTTACATTATCTGGTAAGACAACCAAAAACACCTACAGAAAACCCACCTTTACTGGTTTTACTACATGGATACGGAAGTAACGAACAAGATTTATTTTCTTTTGCAGAAGAATTACCAGATAATTTATTAATAGTTAGTGCACAAGCTCCTTACGCAATGGGCGCTGGGGGTTACGCATGGTATGCTATAAATTTTGATGATAAAAATGGTAAATTCTCAGACTTAGAACAAGCCAAAGAATCTATTGATAAAATTGCTCTTTTTATTGACCAAATAAAAGTAAAATACAACACAAACCCAGATAAAACTTTTTTATTAGGTTTTAGTCAGGGTGCTATATTAAGTTATTCTTTAAGCTTCTTTTATCCTAATAAAGTACAAAATGTAATTGCTTTAAGCGGTTATATTAATACAGAATTATTACCAACTATTATTTCTAAAGATATTATAACCAATTATTACTGTTCTCACGGAACGGTAGACCAAGTTTTACCTATAGAATGGGCTAGAAAAAGCAAGCCTTTTTTAGATAATTTAGGTTTTAATAATGAGTACTCAGAATACCCTGTTGGACACGGTGTAGCACCACAAAACTTTTACAGTTTTAAAACTTGGATTGAAGAACGATTGTAG